A window of Rubricoccus marinus contains these coding sequences:
- a CDS encoding DNA-processing protein DprA, whose product MVSAAPFALALLRLDGVGRVTAHRVLEHFASPEALRATPREQVLLRLKSAPRADSIVERLFGDELDEAMVAAAAQVSALAPKRVAVLASGDAAWPTGLDALPPADRPVAIWAYGHVDAMEAPALALLGRVGLAPAAFEAATRLATQFASGGIVTGAKDGFDLAVQKPAMGAGGRVVAVAPMGLARLTPSLRPGATAVVRAGGVLVSPFPMSHGPFEHDEREAALMQAALAQVAVGAAPEAGSPEARALEWASGAGRAAFALASGPEGVPVLGADMDAVIQAAR is encoded by the coding sequence ATGGTCTCCGCAGCCCCGTTTGCCCTCGCCCTGCTCCGCCTCGACGGCGTGGGCCGCGTCACCGCGCACCGCGTCCTGGAGCACTTCGCCTCACCAGAGGCCCTCCGCGCAACCCCGCGCGAACAGGTGCTGCTGCGCCTCAAAAGCGCGCCCCGCGCCGATTCCATCGTGGAGCGCCTGTTCGGAGACGAACTCGACGAAGCGATGGTCGCCGCCGCCGCGCAGGTCTCGGCGCTCGCGCCCAAGCGCGTGGCCGTCCTGGCCTCTGGCGACGCGGCGTGGCCCACCGGCCTAGACGCGCTGCCGCCCGCGGACCGGCCGGTCGCGATCTGGGCGTACGGGCACGTGGACGCGATGGAGGCGCCTGCGCTCGCGCTACTCGGCCGCGTCGGTCTCGCGCCAGCGGCCTTCGAGGCGGCCACGCGCCTGGCGACGCAGTTCGCCTCTGGCGGGATCGTGACGGGCGCGAAGGATGGGTTCGACCTCGCGGTGCAGAAACCCGCGATGGGCGCCGGCGGGCGGGTCGTCGCCGTCGCGCCGATGGGCCTCGCGCGGCTGACGCCGAGCCTGCGGCCGGGCGCGACGGCGGTCGTCCGGGCGGGCGGCGTGCTAGTCTCCCCGTTCCCGATGAGCCACGGGCCGTTCGAGCACGACGAACGCGAGGCAGCGCTGATGCAAGCGGCACTCGCGCAGGTCGCCGTCGGCGCGGCGCCAGAGGCGGGGTCGCCAGAGGCGCGGGCGCTGGAATGGGCCTCTGGCGCAGGGCGCGCCGCGTTCGCGCTCGCTTCGGGACCGGAAGGCGTGCCGGTTCTGGGCGCCGACATGGACGCCGTTATTCAGGCCGCGCGATGA
- a CDS encoding alkaline phosphatase family protein encodes MTRCLFVFLDGVGLGPASPHNPLYTLPLPAFRDLAGGQAWTAEATPVRQKRHVFTSLDATLGMEGLPQSGTGQVALFAGIDGPKLHGRHFGPYPPSTTHEPLAENSVFERLKRRGIAPEAMALANGYPERYFKLMEARNRWNTSSRAARASGVRLRTAADLAIGEALPADFTGHAWQRHIDPDHVTVSPEAAGQRLVALAKRHRFTLYDFPHTDTAGHGRDGLTPEIVLPMVDAFLGAIHAAMDTEHDLLVVSSDHGNIERPTTKSHTTNPVPLIAVGPGAERFAEAASLLDVAPALVEALTA; translated from the coding sequence ATGACCCGTTGCCTGTTCGTGTTTCTGGACGGCGTGGGCTTGGGGCCGGCGAGTCCGCACAACCCACTTTACACCCTGCCGCTTCCCGCCTTCCGAGACCTCGCGGGCGGCCAGGCGTGGACGGCCGAGGCCACGCCGGTCCGCCAGAAGCGGCACGTGTTCACCTCGCTCGACGCCACGCTGGGCATGGAGGGCCTGCCACAGAGCGGGACGGGGCAGGTCGCTCTGTTCGCGGGCATCGACGGGCCGAAGCTGCACGGGCGCCACTTCGGTCCGTACCCGCCGAGCACGACGCACGAGCCTCTGGCGGAAAACAGCGTCTTTGAGCGGCTCAAGCGGCGCGGCATCGCGCCAGAGGCGATGGCGCTGGCGAACGGCTACCCGGAGCGGTACTTCAAGCTCATGGAGGCGCGCAACCGCTGGAACACGTCGTCGCGCGCGGCGCGGGCCTCTGGCGTCCGGCTGCGAACGGCGGCGGACCTCGCGATCGGCGAGGCGCTCCCGGCAGACTTTACCGGCCACGCGTGGCAGCGCCACATCGACCCGGACCACGTCACGGTCTCGCCCGAGGCGGCCGGGCAGCGCTTGGTCGCGCTCGCCAAAAGGCACCGGTTCACGCTCTACGACTTTCCGCATACCGACACGGCGGGTCACGGCCGCGACGGACTCACGCCCGAGATCGTCCTGCCCATGGTGGACGCCTTTCTCGGCGCCATCCACGCCGCGATGGACACGGAGCACGACCTCCTCGTGGTCTCCAGCGACCACGGCAACATCGAGCGGCCGACGACGAAGAGCCACACCACGAACCCGGTCCCGCTCATCGCGGTCGGTCCCGGCGCGGAGCGTTTCGCGGAGGCGGCTTCGCTGCTCGACGTAGCGCCGGCGCTTGTAGAGGCGCTTACGGCGTAG
- the rsgA gene encoding ribosome small subunit-dependent GTPase A yields the protein MSDPSSPDAPLPASGDAPEAPKEAWGLVTRSTGSWYTVRTDDGEDVQARIRGKFRLEAETIDETNPLAVGDRVRILLLEDETGMVQEIAPRENQLSRRAAGHRARSEHVIVTNLDRAWCVQATFQPKLNPGFVDRFMVAAEASHIPAGLVLNKADLLEGEPRAQEALEFWAELYESLGYPVLFTSAETGEGVDAFRDALEGKVSVVSGPSGAGKSSLLNAVDPELDLVVGEVSEKTNKGRHTTTFATLFQVAGGWVADTPGIREFGIWGMTPEELGGYFVEFRPFLDDCRYPNCTHDHEPGCAIQDAVDAEHITPERYGSYLQMLESVRADARSDQEADWRRRDSRPDEEWDEPED from the coding sequence GTGTCCGACCCGTCTTCTCCCGACGCTCCCCTCCCCGCCTCTGGCGACGCGCCAGAGGCTCCGAAAGAGGCCTGGGGCCTCGTCACCCGCTCCACCGGCAGCTGGTACACCGTCCGCACCGACGATGGTGAGGACGTTCAGGCGCGCATCCGCGGCAAGTTTCGGCTGGAGGCCGAAACCATCGACGAGACGAACCCTCTGGCGGTCGGCGACCGCGTGCGGATCCTCCTGCTGGAGGACGAGACGGGGATGGTGCAGGAGATCGCGCCGCGCGAGAACCAGCTCAGCCGCCGCGCCGCCGGCCACCGCGCCCGGAGCGAGCACGTCATCGTGACCAACCTGGACCGCGCGTGGTGCGTGCAGGCCACGTTCCAGCCCAAGCTCAACCCCGGCTTCGTGGACCGCTTTATGGTGGCCGCCGAGGCCAGCCACATCCCGGCGGGCCTCGTGCTCAACAAAGCCGACCTCCTGGAAGGCGAGCCGCGCGCGCAAGAGGCCTTGGAGTTCTGGGCCGAGCTGTACGAGAGCCTGGGCTACCCCGTGCTGTTTACCAGCGCCGAAACCGGCGAGGGTGTGGACGCCTTCCGCGACGCGCTCGAAGGCAAGGTCAGCGTGGTCTCCGGCCCCTCCGGCGCCGGCAAGTCCAGCCTCCTCAACGCCGTCGATCCCGAGCTCGACCTCGTCGTGGGCGAGGTCAGCGAGAAGACGAACAAAGGCCGCCACACGACAACGTTCGCGACCCTTTTCCAAGTCGCCGGCGGATGGGTGGCGGACACGCCCGGCATCCGCGAGTTCGGCATCTGGGGCATGACGCCAGAGGAGCTCGGCGGCTACTTCGTGGAATTCCGGCCGTTCTTAGATGATTGCCGCTACCCCAACTGCACGCACGATCACGAACCGGGCTGCGCCATTCAGGACGCCGTGGACGCTGAGCACATCACGCCGGAGCGCTACGGCTCCTACCTCCAGATGCTGGAGTCCGTCCGCGCCGATGCCCGCTCCGACCAGGAGGCGGACTGGCGCCGCCGCGACTCCCGCCCGGACGAGGAGTGGGACGAGCCGGAGGATTAG
- a CDS encoding outer membrane protein — MRFALLALALLSLPLAAQTPEDSLGFSDLEADIRATTFPGELYFRQLDEAWDRAIVAGQFGRADSVAVLAETYLVETQGTPRDSVIWPSIADRFALGLLAGDLWAVRWLAADGDWWSTPTSTWYPRTDVFYTVGTPRLTLLPGPRYGLRFSTANTLIRDSSEVPQRLAARGASEEELALARLAVAKLLVQPAWGGGYIDVSFSDAQKALNERADAFLERYPNTPYARFVREEVRVRYDVKGSVALTFGFGPGWGSGNLADATNTSIAGEISLGLRYKWGHAAFGIHGGDLNVAETRVGTDGTELVETDRLSVGLLSVEAGPRLAVGGLDVLPYVAGGLLLRGVSAQKTDDDPLSSYSPGTRLGWGYGVGLEYLGDRRRRYGGTAVRLRVSRIMPRFDRGFETVLDGPITSVTLGLSLAGMIRSRSF; from the coding sequence ATGCGCTTCGCCCTCCTCGCTCTCGCCCTCCTCTCGCTGCCTCTGGCGGCGCAAACGCCAGAGGACTCGCTCGGCTTCTCGGATCTGGAAGCGGACATCCGCGCCACGACCTTCCCCGGAGAGCTCTACTTCCGCCAGCTCGACGAAGCGTGGGACCGCGCCATCGTGGCCGGGCAGTTCGGGCGGGCAGATAGCGTGGCCGTTCTCGCGGAGACGTACCTGGTAGAGACGCAGGGCACGCCGCGCGATTCCGTGATCTGGCCGTCCATCGCGGACCGTTTCGCCCTCGGGCTCCTGGCGGGAGATCTCTGGGCCGTCCGCTGGCTCGCGGCCGACGGCGACTGGTGGTCCACGCCTACGTCGACGTGGTACCCGCGCACGGACGTGTTCTACACGGTCGGGACCCCTCGCCTGACTCTCCTTCCCGGCCCTCGCTACGGCCTGCGGTTCTCCACCGCCAACACGCTGATCCGCGATTCCAGCGAGGTGCCCCAGCGCCTCGCCGCCAGAGGCGCGAGCGAGGAGGAACTGGCGCTCGCCCGGCTCGCGGTCGCCAAGCTGCTCGTACAGCCCGCGTGGGGCGGCGGCTATATCGATGTCAGCTTCTCAGACGCGCAGAAGGCGCTCAACGAGCGCGCAGACGCGTTCCTGGAGCGGTACCCGAACACGCCCTACGCGCGGTTCGTGCGCGAAGAGGTCCGCGTCCGCTATGACGTGAAGGGCTCGGTTGCGCTCACGTTCGGGTTCGGCCCGGGCTGGGGCTCCGGGAATCTGGCCGACGCCACAAACACATCGATCGCGGGCGAGATCAGCCTGGGCCTCCGCTACAAATGGGGGCACGCAGCGTTCGGCATCCACGGCGGCGACCTCAACGTAGCCGAGACGCGCGTCGGGACCGACGGGACCGAGCTGGTCGAGACGGACAGGCTCTCGGTCGGACTCCTTTCGGTGGAGGCAGGCCCGCGTCTCGCCGTCGGCGGACTGGACGTGCTGCCCTACGTCGCGGGTGGCCTCTTGCTGCGCGGTGTCTCGGCCCAGAAAACCGATGACGATCCGCTCTCCTCGTACTCTCCCGGCACGCGCCTCGGATGGGGCTATGGCGTTGGGCTGGAGTATCTCGGGGACCGCCGGAGGCGGTACGGCGGCACCGCCGTGCGCCTGCGCGTCAGTCGCATCATGCCCCGCTTCGACCGCGGCTTCGAAACCGTCCTCGACGGCCCGATCACGTCCGTGACCCTCGGGCTCAGCCTCGCCGGCATGATCCGCTCGCGCTCGTTCTAG
- the bshB1 gene encoding bacillithiol biosynthesis deacetylase BshB1 → MTQPLDVLALAAHPDDVELCAGGTMCLLHDQGYTTGVVDFTRGELGSRGTPETRAQEAEVASGVLGLSARHNLALPDGDIPNTAEAREALIQRIRLHRPSIVLINAPEDRHPDHPAASRLATDALFYSGLVRIETEWEGEAQEPWRPPHVLHYMQSIPFEPTFVIDVSSVWERRMEALLSYRTQFYTGGDAAESDASEASGETSGESEPETFISNPAFLQWVEARARTYGYRVGATYGEPFLYRHGPVGVTDLVAMLSREPRFR, encoded by the coding sequence GTGACCCAGCCTCTCGACGTCCTCGCCCTCGCCGCCCACCCCGACGATGTCGAACTCTGCGCCGGCGGCACCATGTGCCTGCTCCACGACCAGGGCTACACGACCGGCGTGGTCGACTTTACGCGCGGTGAACTCGGCAGCCGCGGCACGCCCGAGACGCGCGCGCAAGAGGCCGAGGTCGCCTCTGGCGTGCTGGGCCTGAGTGCCCGCCACAACTTGGCGCTCCCCGATGGCGACATCCCCAACACGGCCGAGGCGCGCGAGGCGCTGATTCAGCGCATTCGGCTGCACCGCCCGAGCATTGTGCTCATCAACGCGCCAGAGGACAGGCACCCGGATCACCCGGCGGCTTCGCGCCTCGCAACGGACGCGCTGTTCTACTCCGGGCTCGTCAGAATCGAGACCGAGTGGGAGGGGGAGGCGCAGGAGCCGTGGCGCCCTCCGCACGTGCTCCACTACATGCAGTCCATCCCGTTCGAGCCCACGTTCGTGATCGACGTAAGCAGCGTGTGGGAGCGGCGCATGGAGGCGTTGCTGTCCTACCGTACGCAGTTCTACACAGGCGGCGATGCGGCCGAATCGGACGCGTCAGAGGCCTCTGGCGAGACGTCCGGTGAGAGCGAGCCGGAGACGTTCATCTCCAATCCCGCCTTTCTCCAATGGGTGGAGGCGCGCGCACGGACGTACGGCTACCGCGTCGGCGCGACGTACGGCGAGCCGTTTCTGTACCGCCACGGGCCGGTCGGCGTGACGGACTTGGTCGCGATGCTGTCCCGCGAGCCGCGCTTCCGGTAG
- a CDS encoding cation:proton antiporter — protein MPFSLWFIIAGALLTLMALMGTTLKRLPLSTAQVYLLVGIGIGPLGIGLLVFDPIEHARILEILSEIAVILSLFAAGLKLRTPLSDGRWRLPLRLATISMTVTVGLVAVAGKYLLGLPWGAAVLLGAVLAPTDPVLASDVQIRQPDDRDRLRFSLTGEAGFNDGAAFPFVMLGLGMLGLRDLGEWGWKWWAVDVFWAILGGIAIGWLLGRGVGRLVVYLRQKHKEAVGADDFLALGLVALSYGIALYAHSYAFLAVFAAGLALRYEERRHTGDKPSEEVEEMARQAENEEVALDENVAPAWMATAVLGFAEQAERMGAVVLVVLVGALMTYASLTWETLAFVAVLFLGIRPLAVSIGLLGSRTTGIQRGLMAWFGIRGIGSIYYLMYAEVHGVYDLFSGAILGVVLTTIAASVVVHGLSVTPIMEWYGRRKESG, from the coding sequence ATGCCGTTCTCTCTCTGGTTCATCATCGCAGGCGCGCTGCTGACGCTGATGGCCCTGATGGGCACCACGCTCAAGCGACTCCCGCTCTCCACCGCGCAAGTGTACCTGCTGGTGGGGATCGGCATCGGCCCGCTCGGCATCGGGCTTCTCGTGTTCGACCCGATCGAGCACGCGAGGATCTTGGAGATCCTGAGCGAGATCGCGGTCATCCTGTCGCTGTTCGCCGCCGGACTCAAGCTCCGAACGCCGCTCTCGGACGGCCGCTGGCGTCTCCCACTCCGCCTCGCGACGATCTCAATGACTGTGACGGTGGGGCTCGTCGCGGTCGCGGGGAAGTACCTACTGGGCCTGCCGTGGGGCGCGGCGGTGTTGCTCGGCGCCGTTCTCGCGCCGACCGATCCTGTCCTGGCCTCGGATGTGCAGATCCGCCAGCCCGATGACCGCGACCGGCTCCGCTTCTCTCTTACCGGCGAGGCGGGCTTCAACGACGGCGCCGCATTCCCGTTCGTTATGCTCGGCCTCGGGATGCTGGGCTTGCGCGATCTGGGCGAGTGGGGCTGGAAGTGGTGGGCCGTTGATGTGTTCTGGGCCATTCTCGGCGGCATCGCCATCGGCTGGCTGTTGGGCCGCGGCGTAGGGCGGCTGGTCGTGTACCTCCGCCAGAAGCACAAAGAGGCCGTCGGCGCCGACGACTTCCTGGCGCTCGGGCTCGTGGCGCTGAGCTACGGGATCGCGCTTTACGCTCACAGCTACGCGTTCTTGGCGGTCTTCGCAGCTGGTCTCGCGCTGCGCTACGAGGAGCGGCGGCACACGGGCGACAAGCCCTCGGAGGAGGTCGAGGAGATGGCACGCCAGGCCGAGAACGAAGAGGTCGCGCTGGACGAGAACGTGGCGCCCGCGTGGATGGCGACGGCCGTCTTGGGCTTTGCCGAGCAGGCCGAGCGGATGGGCGCCGTCGTGCTCGTCGTGCTTGTGGGCGCGCTCATGACGTACGCCAGCCTTACGTGGGAGACCCTCGCGTTCGTGGCCGTGCTGTTCCTGGGCATCCGGCCTCTGGCGGTGAGCATCGGCCTTTTAGGATCGCGCACGACAGGGATTCAGCGCGGCCTCATGGCGTGGTTCGGGATCCGCGGCATCGGCTCCATCTACTACCTCATGTACGCCGAGGTGCACGGCGTGTACGACCTCTTTTCTGGGGCCATCCTCGGCGTTGTGCTGACCACCATCGCGGCGAGCGTAGTGGTCCACGGGCTTTCGGTCACGCCCATCATGGAGTGGTACGGGCGGCGGAAAGAGTCGGGGTAG
- a CDS encoding HD domain-containing protein: MSRLALEPLAAACAAHLAATMDGDAAHDLAHVRRVVASAVRLAREEGADLDVVLPAAWLHDGVTVPKDSPDRARASGLAARAAVAWLQARGFPDAKLDAVAHAIEAHSFSAGIAPRTPEARVVQDADRLDALGAIGIARCYATAGAMGSALVHPDDPVPAVDDDFQPLARALDDRRYATDHFFAKLFRLPATMQTEAGRREAKRRVAFMQGFLAQLQSETAPPEASGE, translated from the coding sequence GTGTCTCGCCTCGCTCTTGAGCCTCTGGCGGCGGCCTGCGCGGCGCACCTCGCCGCGACGATGGACGGCGACGCGGCGCACGACCTCGCGCACGTCCGCCGCGTCGTGGCATCGGCAGTGCGCCTGGCGCGAGAGGAGGGGGCGGATCTTGATGTCGTGTTGCCCGCCGCGTGGCTGCACGACGGCGTGACCGTTCCCAAAGACTCGCCCGACCGCGCGCGCGCCAGCGGCCTCGCGGCCCGCGCGGCCGTCGCCTGGCTTCAAGCGCGTGGTTTTCCCGACGCCAAGCTGGACGCCGTTGCGCACGCCATCGAAGCGCACAGCTTCTCGGCCGGCATCGCGCCGCGCACGCCAGAGGCCCGCGTGGTGCAGGACGCCGACCGGCTGGACGCGCTCGGCGCCATCGGCATCGCACGGTGCTACGCCACGGCGGGCGCGATGGGCAGCGCCCTCGTCCACCCGGACGACCCGGTGCCCGCTGTAGACGACGACTTCCAGCCTCTGGCGCGCGCGCTGGACGACCGGCGCTACGCGACGGATCACTTTTTCGCCAAGCTGTTCCGCCTCCCCGCTACGATGCAGACCGAGGCCGGACGCCGCGAGGCCAAGCGCCGCGTGGCGTTCATGCAGGGCTTCCTTGCGCAACTCCAGAGCGAAACCGCGCCGCCAGAGGCCTCTGGCGAGTAA
- the leuS gene encoding leucine--tRNA ligase, producing the protein MAGYPHDDIEPRWQAYWAEHDTFKTLGPGDEGFDASKEPYYVLDMFPYPSGSGLHVGHPEGYTATDILARYKRARGFNVLHPMGWDAFGLPAEQYAIETGTHPRETTEKNINTFRTQLQSLGFSYDWSREVNTTDPGYVRWTQWIFLKLYEKGLAYQAEVPVNWCPALGTVLANEEIIDGKSERGGHPVVQLPMRQWMLKITEYADRLLAGLDDVEWPVSTKEMQRNWIGKSIGVEVDFRVFGHPEKVVRVFTTRPDTLFGATYMVLAPEHPLVKQITTPEASGEVEAYVTKASHKTDRDRMEQKTKTGVFTGAHAVNPVNGEKVPVWVADYVLNTYGTGAIMAVPAHDERDFEFAQAYGLPIREVVAGGEKDDDGRLKEAYTGEGPHVNSDASGHAVSDIATSGANLDGMGLEESKTAILAWLEDNGVGRAQTNYKLRDWLFSRQRYWGEPFPVVHIDGAPQPLAPEALPVTLPEVPDYKPTGSPDGPLAQATDWISLTVDGKEAKRETNTMPQWAGSCWYYLRFLDPHNDEQLVDPEKEKYWLPVDLYVGGSEHAVLHLLYARFWHMVLFDAGVVSTPEPFVKLVHQGMILGEMEHTAYRRLGDDGEVFGWVSAQHAVEVEGEDDSDVKFQDERDGSSLVAVRVGDDAVTKKGDGFVLVESPEVRVLSRSYKMSKSRGNVVNPDDVVSEYGADSLRLYEMFMGPLEATKPWSTRSVEGVHRFLSRAWRLITGETGHEGEASGGLSDSITQEAASKDQLRTLHATIAKVTEDIEAMRFNTAIAAMMEFVNAAYKWDTVPQEVAERFVQLLAPFAPHIAEELWARLGHEESLSYAPWPEHDPELLKEDEIEIAVQVNGKLRGTVTVAADADKAAVLEAAYAEPNVQRHTEGKTIRKEIVVPGRLVNLVAT; encoded by the coding sequence ATGGCAGGCTACCCCCACGACGACATCGAACCCCGCTGGCAGGCCTACTGGGCCGAGCACGACACGTTTAAAACCCTCGGCCCCGGCGACGAGGGCTTCGACGCCAGCAAAGAGCCGTACTACGTGCTCGACATGTTTCCGTACCCCTCCGGGTCTGGTCTCCACGTCGGCCACCCGGAGGGCTACACGGCCACGGACATCCTCGCGCGGTACAAGCGCGCCAGAGGCTTCAACGTGCTCCACCCGATGGGCTGGGACGCCTTCGGCCTGCCCGCCGAGCAGTACGCCATCGAGACGGGCACGCACCCGCGCGAGACGACCGAGAAGAACATCAACACGTTCCGGACGCAGCTCCAGAGCCTCGGCTTCTCCTACGACTGGTCGCGCGAGGTCAACACGACCGACCCCGGTTACGTCCGCTGGACGCAGTGGATCTTCCTCAAGCTCTACGAGAAGGGCCTCGCCTACCAAGCTGAGGTGCCCGTCAACTGGTGCCCGGCGCTCGGGACCGTTCTCGCGAACGAGGAGATCATCGACGGCAAGAGTGAGCGCGGCGGGCACCCCGTGGTACAGCTGCCCATGCGGCAGTGGATGCTCAAGATCACCGAGTACGCCGACCGGCTCCTGGCCGGCCTGGACGACGTGGAGTGGCCCGTTTCCACCAAGGAGATGCAGCGCAACTGGATCGGCAAGAGCATCGGCGTCGAGGTGGACTTCCGCGTCTTCGGCCACCCCGAGAAGGTCGTCCGTGTGTTCACGACGCGGCCAGACACGCTCTTCGGTGCGACCTACATGGTCCTCGCCCCCGAGCATCCGCTCGTGAAGCAGATCACGACGCCAGAGGCCTCTGGCGAGGTCGAGGCGTACGTGACGAAGGCGTCGCACAAGACCGACCGCGACCGGATGGAGCAGAAGACTAAGACGGGCGTCTTCACCGGCGCGCATGCGGTCAACCCGGTCAACGGCGAGAAAGTCCCGGTATGGGTCGCGGACTACGTGCTCAACACCTACGGGACGGGCGCCATCATGGCCGTCCCGGCGCACGACGAGCGCGACTTCGAGTTTGCTCAGGCCTATGGCTTGCCCATCCGCGAGGTCGTCGCGGGCGGCGAGAAGGACGACGACGGCAGGCTCAAAGAGGCCTACACCGGCGAGGGCCCGCACGTCAACTCCGACGCCAGCGGCCACGCCGTGAGCGACATCGCGACCTCTGGCGCCAACCTCGACGGCATGGGCCTGGAGGAGTCCAAGACTGCCATCCTCGCGTGGCTGGAGGACAACGGCGTGGGCCGCGCGCAGACCAACTACAAGCTCCGCGACTGGCTCTTCAGCCGCCAGCGCTACTGGGGCGAGCCCTTCCCGGTCGTCCACATCGACGGCGCGCCGCAGCCTCTGGCGCCAGAGGCCCTGCCCGTCACGCTCCCCGAGGTCCCGGACTACAAGCCGACCGGCAGCCCCGACGGGCCTCTGGCGCAGGCGACGGACTGGATCTCGCTCACGGTCGACGGCAAGGAGGCCAAGCGCGAGACGAACACGATGCCGCAGTGGGCGGGCTCGTGCTGGTACTACCTGCGCTTTCTCGACCCGCACAACGACGAGCAACTCGTAGACCCCGAAAAGGAGAAGTACTGGCTGCCAGTCGATCTCTACGTCGGCGGCAGCGAGCACGCGGTTCTGCACCTGCTCTACGCGCGCTTCTGGCACATGGTGCTCTTCGACGCGGGCGTCGTGTCCACGCCCGAGCCGTTTGTCAAGCTGGTCCACCAGGGCATGATCCTGGGGGAGATGGAGCACACCGCCTACCGCCGCCTGGGCGACGACGGCGAGGTCTTCGGCTGGGTCTCGGCCCAGCACGCCGTCGAGGTGGAGGGCGAGGACGACTCCGACGTCAAGTTCCAAGACGAGCGAGACGGCTCCTCGCTCGTGGCGGTTCGCGTGGGGGACGACGCGGTCACCAAAAAGGGCGACGGGTTCGTGCTCGTCGAGTCGCCAGAGGTCCGCGTGCTCAGCCGCTCCTACAAGATGTCCAAGAGCCGCGGCAACGTGGTCAACCCGGACGACGTGGTGAGCGAGTACGGCGCAGACAGCCTGCGCCTGTACGAGATGTTTATGGGCCCGCTGGAGGCGACCAAGCCCTGGAGCACGCGCTCCGTCGAGGGCGTCCACCGCTTCCTCTCGCGCGCCTGGCGCCTCATCACCGGCGAGACCGGCCACGAGGGCGAAGCCTCTGGCGGCCTCTCCGATTCCATCACGCAAGAGGCCGCGAGCAAGGATCAGCTCCGCACGCTCCACGCGACGATCGCGAAAGTGACCGAGGACATCGAGGCGATGCGCTTCAACACGGCCATCGCGGCTATGATGGAGTTCGTCAACGCAGCCTACAAGTGGGACACGGTCCCGCAAGAGGTCGCCGAACGCTTTGTTCAGCTTCTGGCGCCGTTCGCGCCGCACATCGCGGAAGAGTTGTGGGCGCGCCTCGGCCACGAGGAGAGCCTGAGCTACGCGCCGTGGCCGGAGCACGACCCCGAGCTTCTAAAGGAGGACGAGATCGAGATCGCCGTGCAGGTCAACGGCAAGCTGCGCGGCACGGTCACCGTCGCCGCCGATGCGGACAAGGCCGCGGTCCTCGAAGCCGCCTACGCCGAGCCCAACGTGCAGCGCCATACGGAAGGCAAAACCATCCGCAAAGAGATCGTCGTCCCCGGCCGTCTCGTCAACCTCGTCGCCACATGA